A region from the Terriglobales bacterium genome encodes:
- a CDS encoding DUF1259 domain-containing protein yields the protein MRLTKRANQIVSLTLFTMWLACAASGQGKTADENGDWKAVEAAMGRPGKLQPDGAFKFGMPRSDLKVSVAGTPIQAGLALGSWVAFQGARDHAMVMGDLVLTDSEVGPVMLKLQQQGIEQTAIHNHLLHETPRVVYMHIAGRGDAVQMAKALHDALALTKTPSAPPASAASAQNIGIDTAQLDSILGHKGKVNGGIYQVSVPRSEKITEGGMEVPPSMGTATAINFQPTGNGRAAITGDFVLLAAEVNPVIRALRQHGIEVTALHSHMLADEPHLFFMHFWANDSALTLAKGLRAALDQTKSAGQEAKSK from the coding sequence ATGCGGCTCACGAAACGAGCGAACCAGATCGTGTCGCTGACATTGTTCACCATGTGGCTAGCGTGCGCCGCGAGCGGACAGGGCAAAACCGCTGACGAGAACGGCGACTGGAAGGCAGTCGAGGCGGCCATGGGCCGCCCGGGAAAACTGCAACCGGATGGCGCCTTCAAGTTCGGCATGCCGCGATCGGACCTGAAAGTTTCGGTGGCCGGCACGCCGATCCAGGCAGGTCTCGCGCTGGGATCATGGGTCGCGTTCCAAGGCGCGCGCGATCATGCCATGGTGATGGGCGACTTGGTGCTCACGGATAGTGAAGTCGGGCCGGTGATGCTGAAGCTGCAGCAACAAGGGATCGAGCAGACCGCGATTCACAATCACCTTCTGCACGAAACGCCGCGCGTGGTTTACATGCATATCGCAGGCCGTGGCGATGCAGTGCAAATGGCGAAAGCCCTCCACGATGCGCTCGCATTGACCAAGACACCGTCGGCGCCGCCGGCCAGCGCGGCCAGCGCGCAGAACATTGGAATCGATACGGCACAGCTCGATTCCATCCTTGGCCACAAAGGCAAGGTAAACGGCGGAATCTACCAAGTGAGCGTGCCACGATCGGAAAAGATCACCGAAGGAGGCATGGAAGTACCGCCATCGATGGGCACGGCGACAGCGATCAACTTTCAACCAACGGGCAATGGACGCGCCGCCATCACCGGGGACTTTGTTCTGCTGGCAGCGGAGGTCAATCCGGTAATCCGTGCTTTGCGTCAGCACGGCATCGAGGTCACGGCGCTGCACAGCCACATGCTCGCTGACGAGCCGCACCTTTTCTTCATGCACTTTTGGGCCAATGATT
- a CDS encoding outer membrane protein assembly factor BamD — protein MFRRLLPLCVISLLAVALAGCHNKKVVNPLADVGSKQPDKVLFDRAMDQMKHNHMDQARIILQTLINTYPDSEYIARAKLAVGDSWYAEGGSAALAQAENEYKDFETFFPNMPEAAEAQLKIANIHYRQMEKPDRDFTHAMRAEEEYRNLIQQYPDSKLVPEAKEKLREVQEVLAEREFRIGRFYYLRESFPAAIARLQSLADEYPLYSGADDALYLLGGAYEKQVDMIRGSKFDETTKGRMIKDLDDKAAAAYSRIITRYPVTDRAGDARKRLEALHRPVPTATPEAIALNKKEEESRQQAGRFHRMMLNMHRGPDTSLVSRVGEPTMVDSKPTNAPDIVRANAASLVNAAAGSGGGTSSVSVETIKAGEAPPPNQPVPRSDAQPGSTSPTGNSDDTGIPELKPVTPPEGAAADSGSSSSATGSAGSAPAPPTQVNEAADQSKAPATAQESTSSSNDADKSTTSTSKKKKKKGLGKLNPF, from the coding sequence ATGTTTCGACGTCTTCTTCCACTCTGCGTTATCTCGCTGCTGGCCGTCGCTCTTGCCGGCTGTCACAACAAGAAGGTCGTGAACCCGCTGGCCGACGTCGGATCCAAGCAGCCCGACAAAGTCCTCTTCGATCGCGCCATGGACCAGATGAAGCACAACCATATGGACCAGGCCCGGATCATTCTGCAGACGCTGATCAATACCTATCCTGACTCGGAGTACATCGCCCGCGCCAAGCTGGCGGTTGGCGATTCCTGGTACGCCGAGGGCGGATCAGCGGCCCTGGCCCAGGCTGAAAACGAGTACAAGGACTTCGAGACCTTCTTTCCCAACATGCCGGAAGCCGCGGAAGCGCAGTTGAAGATCGCCAACATCCATTATCGGCAGATGGAGAAGCCCGACCGCGACTTCACCCACGCCATGCGCGCCGAAGAGGAATATCGCAACCTGATCCAGCAGTATCCCGACAGCAAGCTGGTGCCCGAAGCCAAGGAAAAATTGCGCGAGGTGCAGGAAGTGCTCGCCGAGCGCGAATTCCGCATCGGGCGGTTCTACTATCTCCGCGAGTCCTTTCCCGCCGCCATCGCACGCTTGCAGTCGCTCGCCGATGAGTACCCGCTCTACAGTGGCGCTGACGATGCCCTGTACCTGCTCGGCGGCGCCTACGAGAAGCAGGTTGACATGATTCGTGGCTCCAAGTTCGATGAAACCACGAAGGGACGGATGATCAAGGACCTTGACGATAAGGCTGCCGCCGCTTACTCGCGCATCATCACTCGGTACCCGGTGACCGACCGCGCTGGCGATGCCCGCAAGCGGTTGGAGGCACTTCATCGTCCCGTTCCCACCGCCACGCCGGAGGCGATCGCTCTCAACAAGAAGGAAGAAGAGAGCCGCCAGCAGGCGGGCCGGTTCCACCGCATGATGCTCAACATGCATCGCGGTCCCGACACCTCGCTGGTGTCGAGAGTGGGCGAGCCTACGATGGTGGACTCCAAACCTACTAATGCACCTGATATTGTGCGTGCCAATGCCGCCTCGCTGGTGAATGCCGCCGCCGGAAGCGGCGGGGGCACAAGCAGCGTCTCCGTGGAAACAATCAAGGCGGGCGAGGCGCCGCCGCCCAACCAGCCCGTGCCGCGTAGCGATGCCCAGCCCGGCAGCACCTCACCAACCGGCAATTCCGACGACACTGGAATTCCCGAACTGAAGCCGGTGACTCCGCCCGAAGGCGCCGCCGCGGATTCCGGTTCCAGCTCTTCAGCGACGGGTTCTGCCGGCAGCGCTCCGGCGCCCCCAACCCAGGTCAACGAAGCCGCCGACCAGTCCAAAGCGCCTGCGACAGCGCAGGAGTCCACCAGTTCTTCCAACGACGCTGACAAGAGCACAACTTCAACCAGCAAGAAGAAAAAGAAGAAAGGCTTGGGGAAACTGAACCCGTTCTAG
- the rpe gene encoding ribulose-phosphate 3-epimerase has translation MIELAPSILSADFAHLAEQVHAAGEGGASLLHVDVMDGHFVPNITIGPPVVKSLRKATNLPLDCHLMIEDPDQYIPAFADSGADWISVHQEACIHLNRTLELIKSHGCRAGVVINPATPVSTLAEVFDIVDFILVMSVNPGFGGQKFLPSSLPKIARLAAVRSERRLDFRIEVDGGIAMDTVQQVVRSGAEVLVAGNAVFGSGDPKSNAQSLLKMAMDAALEKV, from the coding sequence GTGATCGAGTTGGCGCCTTCCATCTTGTCGGCCGATTTCGCCCACCTTGCCGAGCAGGTCCACGCCGCCGGCGAGGGCGGCGCATCGTTGCTGCACGTTGATGTCATGGACGGCCATTTCGTGCCTAACATCACCATTGGCCCGCCCGTGGTGAAGTCCTTGCGCAAGGCCACCAACCTGCCGCTCGATTGCCACCTCATGATTGAGGACCCGGACCAGTACATCCCGGCCTTCGCGGATTCCGGCGCCGACTGGATTTCCGTGCACCAGGAAGCTTGCATTCACCTGAACCGGACCTTGGAGTTGATCAAATCGCATGGCTGCCGCGCCGGGGTGGTGATCAATCCCGCCACTCCCGTTTCCACCCTCGCCGAGGTTTTCGACATCGTTGATTTCATCCTGGTCATGTCCGTCAACCCCGGATTCGGCGGCCAAAAATTTCTGCCTTCTTCGCTGCCCAAGATCGCGCGTCTGGCGGCGGTGCGCTCGGAGCGCCGCCTCGATTTTCGCATTGAAGTGGATGGCGGCATTGCCATGGACACGGTCCAGCAAGTGGTGCGTTCCGGGGCTGAGGTCCTGGTCGCGGGCAACGCGGTGTTCGGTTCCGGTGATCCCAAGAGCAATGCCCAGAGTCTCTTGAAAATGGCCATGGACGCCGCTCTGGAGAAGGTCTAG
- a CDS encoding MBL fold metallo-hydrolase: MTTLFSALMAAIRRTLIAGFLLVVCWPVPAAFAQTTAPAQIHALKITILSTMMVGDRAGFGEWGFSGLVEADGHRVLVDTGGHPETVLQNARELKVNLSDVKDVILTHNHWDHVTGLLTLRRELMKKDPAALSVVHVGKGIFYSRPSPAGEDNPMIAIRKEYEATGGKIIEYDSGAPIFPGAWLTGPVPRKFPERNWSVSGKVQTPQGLVEDTIPEDQSLVLNTTQGIVVVTGCGHAGIVNILTYASQEFPNEPVNAIVGGLHLFPASDEQLNWTADKLKEFKVANLVGAHCTGIEAVYRVRERAALTRKSAVVGTVGATYVLGEGIHPGSLVK, translated from the coding sequence TTGACCACTCTCTTTTCCGCCTTGATGGCCGCTATTCGGCGGACTCTGATCGCCGGGTTCCTGCTCGTCGTGTGCTGGCCCGTGCCGGCTGCGTTTGCGCAAACGACGGCGCCGGCGCAGATTCACGCTTTGAAGATCACGATCCTTTCCACCATGATGGTTGGCGACCGCGCCGGATTCGGCGAGTGGGGATTCTCGGGCTTGGTGGAGGCCGATGGACATCGCGTGCTGGTGGACACCGGCGGGCATCCGGAGACCGTGCTGCAAAATGCGCGCGAACTGAAGGTGAATCTCTCCGATGTGAAGGATGTCATCCTTACTCACAATCACTGGGACCACGTCACCGGGCTGCTGACTTTGCGGCGTGAGCTGATGAAGAAAGATCCCGCCGCCCTGTCCGTCGTGCACGTCGGCAAAGGAATCTTCTACAGCCGCCCTTCGCCCGCCGGCGAAGACAATCCCATGATCGCCATCCGTAAAGAATACGAGGCCACCGGCGGAAAGATCATCGAGTACGACAGCGGGGCGCCGATTTTCCCCGGAGCATGGCTGACCGGACCTGTGCCGCGCAAGTTTCCGGAGCGCAATTGGAGCGTCAGCGGCAAGGTGCAAACGCCACAAGGCCTGGTGGAAGACACGATTCCAGAAGACCAGTCTCTAGTCCTCAACACGACACAAGGCATCGTCGTCGTGACCGGTTGCGGTCACGCGGGCATCGTCAACATCCTGACTTACGCCTCGCAGGAGTTTCCCAACGAGCCGGTAAACGCGATCGTCGGTGGTTTGCACCTGTTCCCCGCCTCGGATGAGCAATTGAACTGGACCGCAGACAAGCTGAAGGAATTCAAAGTGGCCAACCTGGTGGGGGCGCACTGCACCGGGATTGAGGCCGTGTATCGTGTTCGCGAGCGCGCCGCGTTGACCCGCAAGTCGGCAGTCGTCGGCACGGTCGGAGCCACCTACGTGCTCGGCGAAGGCATTCATCCGGGATCGCTGGTGAAGTAA
- a CDS encoding ATP-binding cassette domain-containing protein, with amino-acid sequence MALVEVRNLSKIFPLGESVWGGRAKGEVRAVDDVSLDIQPGETLGLVGESGSGKSTLGRLVLRLIPPTSGSIRFDDRVNVLAAGAAEMRRLRRDMQIIFQDPFGSLDPRMKVKDILSEPGRIHGAAAKGDGLLTPSELLRAVGMDESALTKFPHEFSGGQRQRIGIARALALRPRFIVADEPVSALDVSVGAQIINLMAQLQREFGLTYLFISHSMPVVRYLASRIAVMYRGKIVEVGATEQMMTRPAHEYTRSLLAATPEMG; translated from the coding sequence ATGGCACTGGTCGAAGTGCGAAACCTGAGCAAGATTTTCCCGCTCGGCGAGTCCGTCTGGGGAGGACGAGCCAAGGGCGAGGTGCGCGCGGTCGATGATGTCTCGCTCGATATTCAGCCGGGAGAGACCCTGGGATTGGTCGGGGAATCAGGTTCGGGAAAAAGCACCCTGGGAAGGCTGGTGCTGCGGTTGATTCCGCCGACTTCCGGCAGCATCCGGTTCGACGATCGGGTGAACGTGCTGGCGGCGGGCGCGGCGGAAATGCGCCGCTTGCGGCGCGACATGCAGATCATCTTCCAAGACCCGTTTGGCTCGCTCGATCCGCGCATGAAGGTGAAGGACATTCTCTCCGAACCGGGCCGGATTCACGGCGCAGCGGCGAAAGGCGATGGGCTGCTCACGCCGTCTGAACTGCTGCGCGCGGTCGGGATGGACGAATCGGCGCTCACCAAGTTTCCGCACGAGTTCAGTGGCGGCCAGCGGCAAAGAATCGGGATTGCGCGCGCGCTGGCGTTGCGGCCGCGGTTCATCGTTGCCGATGAGCCGGTGTCGGCGCTGGATGTCAGCGTGGGAGCTCAGATCATCAACCTGATGGCGCAACTGCAACGGGAATTCGGCCTCACCTACCTGTTCATTTCTCATTCCATGCCCGTGGTGCGCTACCTGGCCTCGCGGATCGCGGTGATGTACCGGGGAAAAATCGTGGAGGTGGGCGCGACCGAGCAGATGATGACCCGGCCGGCGCATGAGTACACGCGCTCGCTGCTGGCGGCCACGCCGGAGATGGGATAG